In the genome of Planctomyces sp. SH-PL62, the window CGTTGGCCGGCTTGTTGGCGAGGATCTTCTCGATCACCTGCCGCGCCTGCCTGGCGGCGTGGGGGAAGTCGAAGTGCTCGGACAGCTCCAGCGAGACGGCGATGCTGGTGATCTTGAAGAAGGCCCCCTCGATCGCCGCGGCCACGGTGCCGGAGTAGAGGACGTTGATCCCGGCGTTGGCCCCGCTGTTGATCCCCGAGACGATCAGGTCCGGGGGCCGGGGCATCAGCTCGCAGATCGCCAGCTTCACGCTGTCGGCCGGCGAGCCCTCGATCGACCAGCCGAGGGGCGTGGCGTCGTCGTCGTCGACCTGCTTGACCACCAGCGGGTTCAGGAGCGTGATCGTGTGCGCCACGCCGCTCTGCTCCAGCGCCGGGGCCGCCACAGTGACCTCGCCCAGCTTCGTCAATTCCTTGCGCAACGCCCGGAGCCCCGGCGCGAAGACGCCGTCGTCGTTCGTCAGAAGTATATGCATCGTATCGACTTCGATCCTGTCCAGAGGAAGGGACGCGCCGCGAAAGCCCGGGACTCCGTCCTCCTCCGATGCTAACGGCGGTTCGATCACCGCGTCAACCGAGCGGCCCCTCGCGGCGGGGCGCGGGGCCGACCGTGGAAGTTTGGCCTCGAACTTGCTAGAGCATTCGGCGTCGACGATGATGTTGAGGACGGGGGGGGCATGAGTCAGGAATTGAAAGACGACGAACGTCTGGTCGCGACCGGGATCGAGGGCCTGGACGACATCCTGGGAGGCGGGGTCACTCCCGACCGCGTCTACCTGATCGAGGGGAATCCGGGCTCGGGCAAGACGACCCTGGCGCTGCAGTATCTCCAGGAGGGCGTCAGGATCGGGGAGCCCGGCCTGTACGTCACCTTGTCGGAGACCCAGGCCGAGCTGAGGGCCGTCGCCCGATCGCACGGCTGGTCGCTCGACGGGATCACCCTGCTGGAGCTGGTGGCCCCGGAGGCCGAACTGGAGCCGGACAACCAGTATTCGATGTTCCAGCCGTCG includes:
- the surE gene encoding 5'/3'-nucleotidase SurE, whose translation is MHILLTNDDGVFAPGLRALRKELTKLGEVTVAAPALEQSGVAHTITLLNPLVVKQVDDDDATPLGWSIEGSPADSVKLAICELMPRPPDLIVSGINSGANAGINVLYSGTVAAAIEGAFFKITSIAVSLELSEHFDFPHAARQARQVIEKILANKPANGSLFNVNLPSRSRGEPKGVKVVPMGLGRHGEGFERRQDPRGRTYYWMTYTPPREVPGPETDVTGLADGYITVTPLHFDMTRHEELEKVAAWDWKV